In the genome of Candidatus Nitrosotenuis sp. DW1, one region contains:
- a CDS encoding SDR family oxidoreductase — MIKDKIAIVTGASSGIGYVTALALSKAGAKVAIGARRTDKLESLKDQITKNGGEVFAQKLDVTKKSECDSFVDAVIKKWGTVDILVNNAGLMPLSFMKNLKVNEWDQMIDVNIKGVLYCTAAVIPHMYAKKSGHIVNISSVAGRIVFPSGTVYCATKHAVTAISEGLRQEFSQRSGIRVTCVEPGVVATELTNTITDDNLKSFVESTKKMEALQGEDIANAILYAVEAPSHVNVNEILIRPVTQER; from the coding sequence ATGATAAAAGATAAAATTGCCATAGTTACCGGCGCAAGTAGCGGAATTGGATACGTAACTGCCCTAGCATTATCAAAGGCGGGCGCAAAGGTGGCAATTGGTGCAAGGCGTACCGATAAATTGGAATCCTTGAAAGATCAAATTACTAAAAACGGGGGAGAGGTCTTTGCCCAAAAACTTGACGTGACAAAAAAATCAGAATGTGACTCGTTTGTTGACGCTGTGATCAAAAAATGGGGAACGGTAGATATTCTAGTAAACAACGCCGGCTTGATGCCATTGAGTTTTATGAAAAATCTCAAAGTAAACGAATGGGATCAAATGATTGATGTCAACATAAAAGGCGTGCTTTATTGCACTGCTGCCGTGATCCCGCACATGTATGCAAAAAAATCAGGACACATTGTCAACATTTCATCTGTTGCAGGAAGAATCGTGTTTCCTTCAGGAACCGTCTACTGTGCAACAAAGCACGCAGTAACTGCCATAAGCGAAGGACTAAGGCAGGAATTCAGCCAGCGCTCTGGAATACGGGTAACATGTGTTGAGCCAGGCGTTGTAGCAACTGAGCTCACAAACACCATAACGGATGACAACCTCAAATCATTTGTCGAGTCTACAAAAAAGATGGAGGCATTACAAGGAGAAGACATTGCAAATGCAATCCTGTATGCGGTAGAAGCCCCAAGCCACGTAAACGTAAACGAAATTCTGATCAGACCCGTGACACAAGAACGCTAG
- a CDS encoding carboxypeptidase-like regulatory domain-containing protein, translated as MRLQSVILVLAVIVMMFAVSSACTMHLAYAEEIPNSIKNKISSWVSNQRADDFSDAMTSLSNLEILKAKITSKQNIYSLPSYGETTFIKISGKTGEHGEAKYVTLVVVDPDGTKSEYTIPVLESGTYYTMIPLTHNSPKGTYIITAQYEEKRLPESYFYVEYPNAIVPTWVTSVAKWWLEEKITDEDFLAGINYLINNKIIRFGAGDTVQESVLNVSVDGQKAVRRGTTQNISVHVTDAGSPVDGATVFVRVEDYGEDVFEEFNGFTDSRGEYSVSWEISEDFPNLKTLLVYVDVTDGLSSITKVFTFEVYCLCGEPNCKCRT; from the coding sequence ATGAGGTTGCAAAGCGTAATTCTTGTTTTGGCTGTAATTGTCATGATGTTTGCTGTAAGCTCAGCTTGCACCATGCATCTTGCATATGCAGAAGAGATTCCAAATTCCATAAAAAACAAAATCAGTTCCTGGGTTTCAAATCAGAGGGCAGACGATTTTTCTGATGCCATGACTAGTCTCAGCAATCTTGAAATTCTCAAAGCTAAGATCACATCAAAACAAAACATCTACTCTTTGCCAAGTTATGGTGAAACTACTTTTATCAAGATCTCAGGAAAGACTGGCGAGCATGGTGAGGCAAAATACGTGACCCTTGTCGTAGTAGATCCAGATGGTACAAAATCAGAATACACCATTCCGGTGCTGGAGAGCGGGACATATTACACGATGATTCCCTTAACTCATAACTCGCCAAAGGGAACTTACATCATAACAGCGCAGTATGAGGAAAAAAGGCTTCCAGAATCATACTTTTATGTAGAGTATCCAAACGCGATAGTCCCAACCTGGGTCACAAGTGTTGCAAAATGGTGGCTTGAGGAAAAAATTACAGATGAGGATTTTCTTGCTGGAATTAACTACCTAATTAACAACAAAATAATCAGGTTTGGCGCAGGTGATACAGTTCAGGAATCCGTATTGAATGTAAGTGTGGACGGGCAAAAAGCAGTTAGACGTGGAACCACTCAAAATATTTCAGTCCACGTTACAGATGCAGGCAGCCCAGTGGATGGCGCAACCGTGTTTGTACGGGTGGAAGATTACGGTGAAGACGTTTTTGAAGAATTCAATGGATTCACAGATTCCAGAGGAGAATACAGTGTTTCATGGGAGATCAGCGAGGACTTTCCAAATCTCAAAACCCTGCTAGTATATGTAGATGTGACTGACGGACTGTCATCTATCACCAAGGTGTTTACATTTGAGGTGTATTGCCTGTGCGGGGAGCCAAACTGTAAGTGTCGTACTTGA
- a CDS encoding AN1-type zinc finger domain-containing protein codes for MKKVDCAYCGNETELPFECNYCKDSFCSEHRLPEEHRCVKLSQIRAKRFGQKSIIREQKGGIFKKIFHRRKN; via the coding sequence TTGAAGAAGGTCGATTGCGCATACTGTGGCAATGAAACAGAGTTACCGTTTGAATGCAATTACTGCAAAGATTCTTTCTGCTCTGAGCACAGGCTGCCAGAAGAACACAGATGTGTCAAGCTGTCCCAGATCAGAGCAAAACGGTTTGGACAAAAAAGCATAATCAGAGAGCAAAAGGGCGGAATTTTCAAAAAAATATTTCATAGACGGAAAAACTAG
- the glnA gene encoding type I glutamate--ammonia ligase, translating into MPYKVTHGEATQIKYSSDEVFAKIKHENIRFIDLQFSSLLGRFHHTTISADTFTPEQMQDGLPKLDGSSIVGFTSVDDSDLVLKPDPNTFAIIPWITEKKTARLLCDIYWGRGRGRLERDPRGIAQKAEEHLKTQGFDFSYWGPEVEFFVFDKVHWDVLTPYKGQSYSIESKEAPWSQEGTGYPMGLQEGYYPSTPSDTLTSFRNECVDVLNEYFGILCDNHHHEVATAGQCEIDIKYDYLTNAADGAQTYKFAVRNIAQKFGKVATMMPKPISMDAGSGMHTNVSLWKNKKNVFYDKDEKDEISQTGRYFCGGILSHARALCAITNPTTNSYHRLVPGYEAPVYIAWSPSNRSAAIRVPQHFTGEKYAYLKRFEYRAPDPSANPYLVFAAVLSAGLDGIKKKTEPGDPVLEDIYKMSKEERAKRGIKTVPANLGEALDELESDRKFLNPIFTNDVIDKIIELERKDHREISIRPHPHEFYLYFDV; encoded by the coding sequence TTGCCATATAAAGTAACTCACGGTGAAGCAACGCAGATAAAATATTCCTCCGACGAGGTTTTCGCAAAGATAAAGCATGAAAACATCAGATTTATCGATTTACAGTTTTCTAGTCTACTTGGCAGATTCCACCACACCACAATATCTGCCGATACTTTTACTCCCGAACAAATGCAGGACGGGCTCCCAAAGCTTGACGGATCCTCAATTGTTGGATTTACCAGTGTAGATGACTCTGATCTGGTCTTAAAGCCGGATCCAAACACATTTGCAATAATCCCGTGGATTACTGAGAAAAAAACGGCCAGACTACTCTGCGACATTTACTGGGGTCGTGGAAGGGGAAGGCTGGAACGTGACCCGAGAGGAATTGCACAAAAAGCCGAAGAGCATCTAAAAACACAGGGCTTTGATTTCAGCTATTGGGGTCCTGAGGTAGAATTCTTTGTTTTTGACAAGGTTCACTGGGATGTTCTGACTCCATACAAAGGCCAGTCGTATTCTATAGAATCAAAAGAAGCTCCATGGAGCCAAGAAGGAACAGGTTACCCAATGGGGTTGCAGGAAGGATACTACCCAAGTACGCCATCTGACACATTGACCTCGTTTAGAAACGAATGTGTGGATGTTTTAAACGAGTATTTTGGAATTTTGTGCGACAATCATCACCACGAGGTTGCTACCGCGGGCCAGTGTGAAATTGACATTAAATATGATTATTTGACTAATGCCGCAGATGGTGCACAGACATACAAGTTTGCCGTTAGAAACATTGCCCAGAAATTTGGCAAGGTTGCAACAATGATGCCAAAGCCAATTTCCATGGATGCTGGGTCTGGAATGCACACAAACGTCAGTCTATGGAAGAACAAGAAGAACGTATTTTATGACAAGGATGAAAAAGACGAGATCAGTCAAACTGGAAGATATTTTTGCGGTGGAATTTTATCTCATGCAAGAGCGTTATGCGCAATTACAAACCCAACTACAAACTCCTACCACAGACTAGTTCCCGGATATGAGGCGCCAGTGTATATTGCATGGAGTCCAAGCAACAGGTCTGCTGCAATCAGAGTTCCACAACACTTTACTGGAGAAAAATATGCGTATCTTAAAAGATTTGAATATAGAGCACCAGATCCTTCCGCAAATCCCTACTTGGTATTTGCAGCTGTATTATCAGCAGGTCTTGACGGAATAAAGAAAAAGACAGAGCCAGGCGATCCAGTTCTAGAAGACATTTACAAGATGTCAAAAGAAGAGCGTGCAAAACGTGGAATAAAGACAGTTCCAGCTAACTTGGGCGAGGCATTGGACGAATTGGAGAGTGATCGCAAGTTCCTCAACCCAATTTTCACAAACGATGTGATCGACAAGATAATAGAATTAGAAAGAAAGGATCATCGCGAGATTTCGATAAGACCTCATCCGCACGAGTTCTACCTTTACTTTGATGTCTAA
- a CDS encoding DNA replication complex GINS family protein, whose protein sequence is MSEAKKIDVNSLYGVLLREVENDSVQELDPELYASISDYVGKLKSEGYDGIENKIKNKLVEMITQITTLLLKTRIEKVIEQKDLDFTNLLDAEKFILESQQDIRERKEMILSATLNGRTKVLESVSKKHKTKPITVRFLQDFDQFVGADFTKYGPFKTEDIATIPNENAQALIAKNISIKLHLED, encoded by the coding sequence ATGTCAGAAGCAAAAAAAATAGATGTAAACTCGTTGTATGGTGTTCTACTTAGAGAGGTGGAGAATGATTCGGTACAGGAACTGGATCCGGAGCTTTATGCTTCAATTTCAGATTATGTTGGGAAGCTAAAAAGTGAAGGGTATGACGGGATCGAAAACAAGATAAAAAATAAGCTTGTCGAGATGATAACTCAAATCACGACGCTTCTGCTGAAGACTAGGATTGAAAAGGTAATAGAGCAGAAAGATCTTGACTTTACAAATCTTCTCGATGCAGAAAAATTCATCTTGGAATCGCAGCAGGACATTCGCGAAAGAAAGGAAATGATCCTCTCTGCAACCCTGAATGGAAGAACCAAGGTCCTAGAATCCGTATCAAAAAAGCACAAGACAAAACCAATTACGGTTAGGTTCCTACAAGACTTTGATCAGTTTGTGGGTGCTGATTTTACAAAATATGGGCCATTTAAGACAGAAGATATTGCGACAATTCCAAACGAAAACGCTCAGGCCTTGATTGCCAAAAACATTTCAATTAAGCTACACTTGGAAGACTAG
- a CDS encoding DNA-3-methyladenine glycosylase family protein — MAKIIYQVGEYKISLVKNPYRSLIDSIITQQLSGAAADSISKKFQKIYQRYPKPVEVINTSDSKLRAAGLSKMKVDYIKDLSEKIQSKELRLRSLRDKSDEEVISHLTQVKGIGRWTAEMFLIFSLGRLDVLPVGDLGLKKGIQRLYSMPDLPEKEEIEKIAEKWRPYRTVATWYIWKSLNQFGKIG, encoded by the coding sequence ATGGCTAAAATAATTTATCAAGTTGGAGAGTACAAAATCAGTCTTGTGAAAAATCCATACAGATCTTTGATTGATTCAATCATAACACAGCAGCTTTCTGGCGCAGCTGCGGATTCAATTTCAAAAAAATTCCAGAAGATATACCAAAGGTATCCAAAGCCAGTCGAGGTGATCAATACTTCTGATTCCAAACTTAGAGCAGCAGGACTATCAAAGATGAAAGTAGATTATATCAAAGACTTGTCAGAAAAGATTCAGTCAAAGGAGCTCAGGCTCAGATCACTAAGGGACAAGTCAGATGAGGAGGTAATATCACACTTGACACAGGTCAAAGGAATTGGCAGGTGGACCGCGGAGATGTTTCTAATTTTTTCACTTGGTAGGCTTGATGTTCTGCCAGTTGGTGATTTGGGCCTCAAAAAAGGCATTCAACGCCTTTACTCCATGCCTGATCTTCCTGAAAAAGAGGAAATTGAGAAAATCGCTGAGAAATGGCGCCCATATAGGACGGTTGCAACGTGGTACATTTGGAAAAGCCTGAATCAGTTTGGCAAAATAGGATAA
- a CDS encoding NAD(P)/FAD-dependent oxidoreductase — MALRILIIGGGFGGLAAANELRANLPSDVKITIIDRKDYFMMDLVKLWIIKGTRKFETSKRPLNTIVKKGIDFVNEQVTLIDTGQKKVKTATKELSYDYLIVAAGVELAPEKITGLSANGMILYDLEHVSKIRQKILDMKSGKIVFAITGMPYKCPPAPFEAALIISSMLQEIGTRKNISIDFYSLGPITLPAAGPEVSKQLLDILESENIKFHGSHKIMSVEQNTLKFEDQSTANFDLLIAVPPHKAPQIIYDAGLAQEGTFIPVKRDCKTQFDKVYAIGDVTNMMATEKIAVPKAGIFAEGQGIAVAQDIISQIRKEKANSIFEGKGGCFVEMGTTAGYIYVDMFAEPNPITRLDKPATEHMVEKEQFEKERLEKWL; from the coding sequence ATGGCATTACGAATTCTCATTATCGGCGGAGGATTTGGCGGACTTGCAGCCGCAAACGAATTGCGGGCAAACCTTCCATCTGATGTAAAAATTACCATTATTGACAGGAAGGACTATTTCATGATGGATCTGGTTAAGCTTTGGATCATAAAGGGGACAAGAAAATTCGAGACCTCAAAAAGACCTTTGAATACAATAGTGAAGAAAGGAATTGATTTTGTAAACGAACAAGTAACACTAATCGATACAGGCCAAAAAAAAGTAAAAACAGCCACAAAGGAACTCTCCTACGATTATCTGATTGTTGCAGCAGGAGTTGAACTTGCGCCTGAAAAAATCACAGGCCTTTCTGCAAACGGAATGATCCTATATGATTTGGAACACGTGTCAAAGATCAGGCAAAAAATACTTGATATGAAATCAGGCAAGATTGTCTTTGCAATTACTGGAATGCCGTACAAGTGTCCGCCTGCTCCGTTTGAAGCTGCACTGATTATCAGTTCTATGCTACAAGAGATTGGAACTAGAAAAAACATCTCGATTGATTTTTACAGTTTGGGTCCAATCACGCTTCCCGCAGCAGGGCCTGAGGTAAGCAAACAACTCTTGGACATCTTAGAATCAGAAAACATCAAGTTTCACGGATCGCACAAAATCATGTCAGTCGAGCAAAACACGTTAAAATTCGAAGATCAAAGTACTGCAAATTTTGATTTACTGATTGCCGTTCCGCCGCACAAGGCACCACAAATAATCTATGACGCCGGACTCGCACAAGAAGGGACATTCATCCCTGTGAAGCGGGACTGCAAGACGCAATTCGACAAGGTCTATGCCATTGGTGATGTCACAAACATGATGGCTACAGAAAAAATTGCAGTACCAAAGGCTGGGATATTTGCAGAAGGCCAAGGTATTGCAGTTGCACAAGACATAATTTCTCAAATTAGGAAAGAAAAAGCAAATTCAATTTTCGAAGGAAAGGGGGGCTGTTTTGTTGAGATGGGAACTACTGCCGGATATATTTACGTCGACATGTTTGCAGAGCCAAATCCAATAACCCGGCTTGACAAGCCGGCAACTGAACACATGGTAGAAAAGGAACAATTCGAAAAAGAACGACTAGAAAAATGGTTATGA